Part of the Vagococcus jeotgali genome, GTATCATATGTTTAATATTAATGATTCTATTCATTAGCTTCCAGAGTCCTAATAATCAATTTATTTCAAAGTCAGATCAAATTGAATCGATTGGTGTGACAAAAGATCATAAATTACTGGTAACAACGGAATTACCATTTTATAAAAGCATTACTTCCTATGCAACGAATGAAAAAGTAGATAATCCAAATATCGTAGAGCTTAGAATAGGTACTAAGATTGATTTAAGTTTTAAAAATAATGAAAGTGTCGAGATAAGTCCTTTCTCGTACCCGGAGATGACAGATATTCATTTTGTAAATGGCTATGGTGACATGTTTAAGACATATAAAGTGAATCCGTAAGCGTTTCAATTAGTTTCTTAAATAGAAATAGCGTATACTAAGAGTAAGATATTAGTCTGTTTGGAGGTGAGTTAAGATGTCGAATGATAATCCGGTTATTACTAACGTTCCAACGCCAGACCCTGAAGTGACAAAAGAGTTACATCAAGAAATTATTTTAGAAGAAAACTATACTCAAGCTCTCATTGATGGTTTAAAAAAAGAGAACTTTAGTATTATCTTACCTGACGAGGTTAAGGTGAAAGACAAGAAGAAGGGAAGGGAGTAGGGGTTGTACTTTGAAATAAGTAGTTGTAGTTAAAATACCATTCCCTTTATTTTCTATTATATTGGATAAAGACGTGACTTGAGATAAAAAACATCAATTTTTTTAAAGGTTGTTGTAGATGTTGATAAAATCAATGATTAATACATATAAGGCTAATTTAAATCAATAAATTAGCCTTATTTTGTTAGCGTTTTCGTTCCGTGGTATAGTAAAATTATAAAAAAGGAGGCAATCAAATGTTATAAAAGAAGATGAATCACAGGGAAAAGGAGTACAAAAAACATCTAAAGATAGTAATAGTGTTACAGAAAATACTAAATCGCAAGAAAAAGTATTACTAAAAACATCAGAAGATAAGAATAATTTTATTAAGATTATAGGCTTATTGCTGGTAAGCGCAATTTTATTTTTTAAAAAAGGGATTTTTTTTAATGAACAGAAATAATTTGTACTATTGTTTGACGATCATACTAGTAGTATTTTTTAGTAATCAGATTATACATGAGAATGAAATGATAGAACCTCTGAATTAAATAATGATATATTTTATGCTTGTTTAATTTACCAATTCATATTGAGAGGGATACTAGAAATGAGTTTTAGCTGCTTTAAAATTTTATAAAATAAAAAATAACCTCCCGTAAAAATAATCATACTTACTGATTATTTTTACGGGAGGTTAATAGTTAAAACAGATTTAAAAAGTGATGATTTAGTAGGTAATGAAAATTGAAAAATCTTGTTCAGTATTAAAGATTCTTTCTAGACAGGTTTGGTCACTTTCAATGTAGAAATAATACATCTTATTATATTTAAAGCTTAAGCAATATTCGGGAAAAGGTGTTAGTTTTTCAACTGAAAAATCAATCATTTTATCAAAAGGGATATATGGAGGAGTTAGATCATATATGGCGACTGTTAAGGTAAGTTCATCCAAAACGTGTGCAAATGCCATTAATTACGCTAAAAACAAGGCTGTTGTCATGAATGGACTCAATGTAGACCCCAAATATGCGATTGGTCAAATGGAGCATGTTCGTCATGTTTATGATAAAACAGACGGTGTTCAAGCTCATTTATTTATTCAGTCATTCGCCCCTGGAGAAGTTACACCACAGCAAGCAAATGACATAGGAATAGAATTTGCTCAAGCCATTTCTGAAGATAAACACTATCAAGTAGCTATTTATATGCACAACGATACAAAACATATTCATAATCACTTAGTTTTAAATGCTGTTGATTTTGAAACTGGTTTAAAGTACCAACAATCATTTGATGTCAAACGAGTACGAGAACTGAGCGATCAAATTTGCGAGAAACATGATTTATCTGTCATTTATTATGAACAAGCTGATAC contains:
- a CDS encoding helix-turn-helix domain-containing protein; amino-acid sequence: MNIAETVKKYRNEKKLTQEQLAKELNVSRSAVSSWEVGRNYPDLEMLVSISDLFGISLDELLREDNQVLEKITEDTQIRKKQTKKIKWLMIGIICLILMILFISFQSPNNQFISKSDQIESIGVTKDHKLLVTTELPFYKSITSYATNEKVDNPNIVELRIGTKIDLSFKNNESVEISPFSYPEMTDIHFVNGYGDMFKTYKVNP